The following are encoded in a window of Dysidea avara chromosome 4, odDysAvar1.4, whole genome shotgun sequence genomic DNA:
- the LOC136254736 gene encoding uncharacterized protein, translating into MEQNQEAMAPKPAKVQQKKPNVRQLDMPLVVTICHSTQASFHSYVKEYLEKNKYSVWSSLELETKGTVSTNSSVFQKKVRDCSVVVCIISKDFCSDVTCEQLVYFSQHRKKMIPVLYEVVEMPYWVSILVGTEEFIDGRGETFDEILLKRVKQALKPDSISTGKREERELKRLQQELFSQLPEGNCVYISGGSQFYSPNGEAICKLLGKELAKRESNFVVTGGYFGIGDVVAKSFQGQRKKLGLPLNLFHAVAVKDSADKSRQIRQRADGTMEPVPYGETIFLGGPGAAYEVQQLAWNGAIVIPVKCTGGTAGGKFNAPSSIFQRPPGVSESVWSVLGDESATVADIVDSLIHIVEVCFKNVVSIKEPTKKK; encoded by the exons ATGGAACAGAACCAGGAAGCCATGGCTCCTAAACCTGCTAAGGTACAACAAAAGAAACCAAATGTACGCCAATTAGACATGCCTCTTGTGGTCACTATTTGCCATTCAACACAAGCATCATTCCACAGTTATGTCAAAGAATACCTGGAAAAGAACAAATATTCTGTTTGGTCTAGTCTAGAGCTTGAAACTAAGGGAACTGTCAGTACTAACAGTTCTGTCTTCCAAAAGAAAGTTAGGGATTGTAGTGTGGTCGTGTGTATCATATCAAAGGATTTCTGTAGTGATGTAACTTGTGAGCAGTTGGTTTATTTCTCCCAACACCGGAAGAAGATGATACCTGTTTTGTACGAGGTAGTTGAGATGCCATACTGGGTGTCCATTTTGGTGGGAACAGAGGAATTCATTGATGGTCGAGGTGAAACCTTTGATGAAATACTACTCAAACGAGTTAAGCAAGCTCTCAAACCTGACAGCATCAGCACTGGAAAACGAGAAGAGAGGGAGCTGAAACGGTTACAGCAGGAGTTGTTTTCTCAATTGCCTGAAGGGAACTGTGTGTACATTTCAGGAGGTAGTCAATTCTACAGTCCAAACGGTGAAGCAATTTGTAAACTCCTTGGAAAAGAACTTGCAAAACGAGAATCGAATTTTGTTGTGACTGGAGGATATTTTGGTATTGGAGATGTGGTAGCAAAAAGTTTTCAGGGCCAACGCAAGAAGCTTGGCTTACCCCTCAACCTCTTTCATGCTGTAGCTGTGAAGGATTCAGCTGACAAGTCTCGACAGATCAGACAAAGAGCTGATGGTACAATGGAGCCAGTTCCATATGGTGAAACGATCTTTTTAG GTGGTCCGGGAGCTGCCTATGAAGTACAGCAATTGGCGTGGAATGGAGCAATTGTTATCCCAGTTAAGTGCACAGGTGGAACAGCTGGAGGTAAGTTCAATGCCCCTAGTAGCATATTCCAGCGTCCTCCTGGAGTGAGTGAGTCTGTTTGGTCTGTTCTTGGTGATGAGTCAGCAACAGTAGCTGATATCGTAGACAGTTTGATCCATATTGTGGAAGTGTGCTTCAAGAATGTTGTTAGCATAAAAGAACCGACTAAAAAGAAATAA